The following proteins are encoded in a genomic region of Populus nigra chromosome 16, ddPopNigr1.1, whole genome shotgun sequence:
- the LOC133675620 gene encoding laccase-1-like isoform X1, which produces MEGVRKHYGILLASLAIIAAALPCCSSETTRRFQFNVEWKQVTRLCTTKQLLMVNGQYPGPTIAVHEGDNVEINVKNRIAQNTTLHWHGVRQLRTGWADGPAYVTQCPIRGGQSYTYKFTVTGQRGTLLWHAHYAWQRASVYGAFIIYPRIPYPFSHPIQAEIPIIFGEWWNGDPDEVENRMMLTGAGPDSSNAYTINGLPGPLYPCSNQGNYTFIQTVEYGKTYMLRIINAALADELFFAIAKHTLTVVEVDAVYTKTFATTSIMIAPGQTTTVLMTANQVPDFTGMFVMAARPYLTSVFPFNNSTTIGFLRYKNARTWQGKSPVDPSSLKLHNLPAMEDTAFATKFSDKIKSLASPQYPCNVPKTIDKRVITTISLNIQDCPENKTCLGYKGKSLFASMNNQSFVRPSISILESYYKNLTTSSFSSDFPEKPPNNFDYTGGDPLTQNMNTKFGTKLIVVPYGTNIEIVLQDTSFVNLENHPIHVHGHNFFIVGSGFGNFNEAKDPKRYNLVDPPERNTVAVPSGGWAAIRIKADNPGVWFIHCHLEQHTSWGLATGFIVQNGQGPSQSMLPPPQDLPSC; this is translated from the exons ATGGAGGGTGTGCGCAAACATTATGGTATTTTGCTAGCATCACTAGCTATAATCGCCGCCGCATTACCGTGTTGTTCTTCAGAAACAACTAGAAGGTTTCAATTTAAT GTTGAGTGGAAGCAGGTGACACGTTTGTGCACAACGAAGCAACTTCTAATGGTGAATGGGCAGTATCCAGGCCCAACTATAGCTGTTCATGAAGGTGATAATGTTGAGATTAACGTCAAAAATCGGATTGCTCAAAATACTACTCTTCACTG GCATGGTGTAAGGCAGCTAAGAACAGGATGGGCTGATGGACCAGCTTACGTTACCCAATGCCCCATTAGAGGAGGCCAGTCCTACACCTACAAGTTCACTGTTACTGGCCAAAGAGGGACACTACTATGGCATGCTCACTATGCTTGGCAAAGAGCATCTGTTTACGGTGCTTTCATCATCTACCCTCGCATCCCATATCCATTCTCACACCCAATTCAAGCTGAAATCCCCATCATTTTTG GAGAATGGTGGAATGGGGATCCAGATGAAGTTGAAAACAGAATGATGTTAACAGGAGCAGGGCCAGACAGTTCCAATGCCTACACCATAAATGGATTACCAGGACCTCTCTATCCTTGCTCTAACCAAGGTAATT ATACTTTTATTCAGACGGTGGAATATGGCAAGACCTACATGCTTAGGATCATCAATGCAGCTCTAGCAGATGAGCTCTTCTTTGCGATAGCGAAACATACGTTGACGGTAGTGGAGGTTGATGCAGTCTACACTAAAACCTTCGCAACCACTTCCATTATGATTGCTCCTGGACAGACCACTACTGTTTTAATGACTGCAAACCAAGTTCCAGACTTCACAGGCATGTTTGTAATGGCAGCGAGGCCTTATCTGACCTCTGTGTTCCCCTTCAACAACTCCACCACAATCGGCTTCTTGAGGTACAAAAATGCAAGGACCTGGCAAGGAAAATCCCCAGTTGATCCGAGCAGCCTTAAACTTCACAACCTTCCAGCAATGGAAGACACTGCATTTGCAACAAAATTTTCGGACAAGATTAAAAGTCTTGCATCTCCTCAGTACCCATGTAATGTGCCTAAAACAATTGACAAACGAGTGATAACAACTATAAGTCTTAACATTCAAGACTGTCCAGAAAACAAAACCTGCTTGGGCTACAAGGGCAAGAGTCTCTTCGCTTCAATGAACAACCAATCATTCGTTCGCCCTTCCATCTCAATATTAGAAAGCTATTACAAGAACCTCACCACCAGTAGTTTCTCCTCTGATTTCCCCGAGAAACCAccaaataattttgattatacTGGTGGGGATCCATTGACTCAAAACATGAACACGAAATTCGGCACAAAACTTATAGTAGTGCCTTATGGCACAAACATAGAAATTGTGTTGCAAGACACAAGTTTTGTTAATTTGGAGAACCATCCAATTCATGTCCATGGTCACAACTTCTTCATTGTTGGGAGTGGATTTGGAAACTTCAACGAAGCCAAGGATCCGAAAAGATACAATCTTGTCGATCCTCCAGAAAGGAATACAGTGGCAGTTCCAAGTGGGGGATGGGCTGCTATTAGGATCAAGGCAGATAATCCAGGAGTCTGGTTCATACATTGTCACCTTGAGCAACATACTTCATGGGGTCTAGCAACTGGCTTTATTGTCCAAAATGGTCAGGGACCATCTCAAAGCATGCTCCCCCCCCCTCAAGATCTCCCCTCCTGCTAA
- the LOC133675620 gene encoding laccase-1-like isoform X2 has protein sequence MEGVRKHYGILLASLAIIAAALPCCSSETTRRFQFNVEWKQVTRLCTTKQLLMVNGQYPGPTIAVHEGDNVEINVKNRIAQNTTLHWHGVRQLRTGWADGPAYVTQCPIRGGQSYTYKFTVTGQRGTLLWHAHYAWQRASVYGAFIIYPRIPYPFSHPIQAEIPIIFGEWWNGDPDEVENRMMLTGAGPDSSNAYTINGLPGPLYPCSNQDTFIQTVEYGKTYMLRIINAALADELFFAIAKHTLTVVEVDAVYTKTFATTSIMIAPGQTTTVLMTANQVPDFTGMFVMAARPYLTSVFPFNNSTTIGFLRYKNARTWQGKSPVDPSSLKLHNLPAMEDTAFATKFSDKIKSLASPQYPCNVPKTIDKRVITTISLNIQDCPENKTCLGYKGKSLFASMNNQSFVRPSISILESYYKNLTTSSFSSDFPEKPPNNFDYTGGDPLTQNMNTKFGTKLIVVPYGTNIEIVLQDTSFVNLENHPIHVHGHNFFIVGSGFGNFNEAKDPKRYNLVDPPERNTVAVPSGGWAAIRIKADNPGVWFIHCHLEQHTSWGLATGFIVQNGQGPSQSMLPPPQDLPSC, from the exons ATGGAGGGTGTGCGCAAACATTATGGTATTTTGCTAGCATCACTAGCTATAATCGCCGCCGCATTACCGTGTTGTTCTTCAGAAACAACTAGAAGGTTTCAATTTAAT GTTGAGTGGAAGCAGGTGACACGTTTGTGCACAACGAAGCAACTTCTAATGGTGAATGGGCAGTATCCAGGCCCAACTATAGCTGTTCATGAAGGTGATAATGTTGAGATTAACGTCAAAAATCGGATTGCTCAAAATACTACTCTTCACTG GCATGGTGTAAGGCAGCTAAGAACAGGATGGGCTGATGGACCAGCTTACGTTACCCAATGCCCCATTAGAGGAGGCCAGTCCTACACCTACAAGTTCACTGTTACTGGCCAAAGAGGGACACTACTATGGCATGCTCACTATGCTTGGCAAAGAGCATCTGTTTACGGTGCTTTCATCATCTACCCTCGCATCCCATATCCATTCTCACACCCAATTCAAGCTGAAATCCCCATCATTTTTG GAGAATGGTGGAATGGGGATCCAGATGAAGTTGAAAACAGAATGATGTTAACAGGAGCAGGGCCAGACAGTTCCAATGCCTACACCATAAATGGATTACCAGGACCTCTCTATCCTTGCTCTAACCAAG ATACTTTTATTCAGACGGTGGAATATGGCAAGACCTACATGCTTAGGATCATCAATGCAGCTCTAGCAGATGAGCTCTTCTTTGCGATAGCGAAACATACGTTGACGGTAGTGGAGGTTGATGCAGTCTACACTAAAACCTTCGCAACCACTTCCATTATGATTGCTCCTGGACAGACCACTACTGTTTTAATGACTGCAAACCAAGTTCCAGACTTCACAGGCATGTTTGTAATGGCAGCGAGGCCTTATCTGACCTCTGTGTTCCCCTTCAACAACTCCACCACAATCGGCTTCTTGAGGTACAAAAATGCAAGGACCTGGCAAGGAAAATCCCCAGTTGATCCGAGCAGCCTTAAACTTCACAACCTTCCAGCAATGGAAGACACTGCATTTGCAACAAAATTTTCGGACAAGATTAAAAGTCTTGCATCTCCTCAGTACCCATGTAATGTGCCTAAAACAATTGACAAACGAGTGATAACAACTATAAGTCTTAACATTCAAGACTGTCCAGAAAACAAAACCTGCTTGGGCTACAAGGGCAAGAGTCTCTTCGCTTCAATGAACAACCAATCATTCGTTCGCCCTTCCATCTCAATATTAGAAAGCTATTACAAGAACCTCACCACCAGTAGTTTCTCCTCTGATTTCCCCGAGAAACCAccaaataattttgattatacTGGTGGGGATCCATTGACTCAAAACATGAACACGAAATTCGGCACAAAACTTATAGTAGTGCCTTATGGCACAAACATAGAAATTGTGTTGCAAGACACAAGTTTTGTTAATTTGGAGAACCATCCAATTCATGTCCATGGTCACAACTTCTTCATTGTTGGGAGTGGATTTGGAAACTTCAACGAAGCCAAGGATCCGAAAAGATACAATCTTGTCGATCCTCCAGAAAGGAATACAGTGGCAGTTCCAAGTGGGGGATGGGCTGCTATTAGGATCAAGGCAGATAATCCAGGAGTCTGGTTCATACATTGTCACCTTGAGCAACATACTTCATGGGGTCTAGCAACTGGCTTTATTGTCCAAAATGGTCAGGGACCATCTCAAAGCATGCTCCCCCCCCCTCAAGATCTCCCCTCCTGCTAA